The uncultured Fretibacterium sp. genomic sequence ATGCCCAACATCGGGCCGATGCTGGAGGACCTGTTGAAACGCGCGGAGGTGGGGAGTCCCGAGGCTCTGAGGGCGATCGGGAGCCGCGAGGCCTGGCTCAGGATACGCGGCATCGACCCCTCAGCCTGTCTGCACATGCTCCAGGCCCTCGAGGGTGCGGTCCGCGGCGTCGGGAAAAAGGACCTGCCCGAGGCCGTCAAGGCGGGGCTGCGGGAGTTCTTCGAGGAGCGCCGCAAAGGCGGGGAGGGGTAGCGCTTCGGCAGGGGACGATATGCGCCCCGGAGTCGCAGAGTGCTCTTTTTCCGCGAAGCGTTGGGTTATAGCCCTGTGCTATAATGAAAATATCAAAACTGTGGGGGTTTTGAACGGCTTTTGTTTTTTGAGAACGAGTTTTTTGAGAACGAGGAGGAGTGTCAAATGGCTAAAGCGGTCGTTGACGCCAGTACTTGTGTGGCGTGCGAGGCGTGTGTGGGGACATGTCCTGTTGAGGCTATCTCGATAACGGACGGTAAGGCAAAGGTCAACCCCGATACCTGCATCGAGTGCGGGAGTTGTGTTTCGGCCTGCCCGGTCAGCGCGATCTCCCAGTGAGTCGCTGAGGATCCGGGTTCGGAGAGTTGATCCGTAAAAGAGGGAGGACGCTCGCCGTCCTCCCTCTTAAATTTTGTCAAACTTCCTTCAGTTTTTTTAAACTTCTTTCAAGGGCCTTTTGAGCAGCCCCAACAGCAGGGTGCTGACGACCGTTCCCGCCGCGATGGCGGCGAGATAGCCCCCGACGTGTGTGGCTGCCTCCGGGATCGTCAGGACGAAGACTCCCCCGTGCGGAACCTTGAGCTCCGCACCGACGAGCATGGAGATGGCCCCGGCCAGGGCGGACCCCACGGCGAGCGCCGGGATGACCCGCAGCGGGTCCCGTGCCGCGAAGGGGATGGCCCCCTCCGTCACGAAGGCGAGCCCAAGGACGGCCGCGGCGTTTCCGGCCTCCAGCTCCTCGCGCGTGAATCGGTTCCGGAACAGGCGGCACGCGAGCGCCAGGGCCAGGGGGGGCGTCATCCCGCCCGCCATGGCCGCAGCCATCGGGCTGTAGATCTGGGTGGTGATGAGCCCCGTGGCAAAGGCATAGGACGCCTTGTTGATAGGCCCTCCCATATCGATGGCCATCATCCCGCCCAGGAGCAGCCCCAGGAGGACCGAGCTCGCCCCGCGCATCCCCTGGAGCCAATCGGTAAGGGCCTGGAGCGCCCGGGCCACGGGGGTCCCGACCGCGTACAGCATCAGGAGTCCGGTTATCAGCGTGCCCAGAAGCGGGAGGATCAGAACCGGTTTGAGCCCGGCAAGGTTCTTGGGAAGCCGGATCGCCCGGTTCAGGAGGTCCGTCGCGTATCCGGCAATGAAGCCGGCCACGATGCCGCCGAGGAACCCCGCGCCCAGGTTGGCCGCCAGGACCCCGCCGACCATGCCGGGGGCGATGCCGGGCCGGTCCGCGATCGAGTAGGCGATGTAGCCGGCCAGCACCGGTACGATCAGCGTGAAGGCGCCCGTGGCGCCGATCGTGAAGAGCGCGTGGGCGAGGGTTCCGGCGTTGGACTTGTCCCCCGCGTAGATGCCGCCGAAGGCGAACCCGAGGGCGATCAGGAGGCCGCCCGCGACGACGAAGGGGAGCATGAACGAGACGCCCGTCATCAGGTGCTTGTACGGCCCGGCCCTCTTTTGGGCTGTCTGGGATGCCGCCGCCTCGGAAGACGCCTTTTCCGTGTCTCCCGCTTGGACCGTCGCCTCCGAGAACGCCTGACGGATCAGGGCCTCGCCGGCCGTGATCGCCGGCTTCGTCGCCGTGGCGAAGACCCGCTTGCCGACGAAGCGGCTGCGTTCCACCTCCTTGTCCGCGGCGATGAGGACGAGGGCCGCCCTGGATATCTCCTCGGGTGTCAGGGGCGTTCCTGCGCCGACGGACCCCTGGGTCTCCACTCGGATATCGTAGCCCAGAGCTTTGGCCGCCTGCTCCAGCCCCTCGGCGGCCATGAAGGTGTGTGCGATGCCGGTCGGGCAGGATGTGATCGCCACGATGAGCTCCTTCTTCGTCCCCCCGGCCGGTGCGCCGGGTGATGCTGCTCCCCCGAAGAGCAGCTCCAGCGCCCCCGTCGGGTCGGTCAGGATCGATCCGATATCGACGACGGGGATGGGCTCCGCGCGTTCCGGGACGGCCGGGTCTTTTTCCCCTGCCTTTCCTCCGAGGAGAAGGATGCGGTCGTCGGGGCCGGGCGGCGTGTCGAAGGCGACCAACGTTGAGCCGTTCGCCCGAACCTCGATCTCCAGCTTCCGGCCCAGGCGTTTTGCCGCATCCCTCAGGGCCTCCGCGGCAAGGATTCCGCGGGGCGCGGACGTTCCTCCGTTGACGATAAGAAACAGCGTGTTCTTTTCCACGATGCTTTTCCCTCCCTTACAGTCCGATGCTCTTCAACTCGACGGACGAGGCGATTGCCTCTATGGCCCCACGGTCCCGGAGGGTGCCCTCGAAATCGGCGTCGACCCGAGCCGCCGCAAAGGCGGTTCCGAGGCGCGCCACGCGCTCGAGGTCACCGCCCTCGCTCAGAGCGGCGATGATGCCGGCGACCATGGAGTCGCCGGCCCCGACGGTGCTCGAAAGCCGGTCCAGCCGCTTTCTTGCATGCAGGGCGCCCTCTTTGGAGAAGAACGCCGCCCCGTCCCCACCCATCGAGACCGCGAGCAGTTCCATCCCTCCAGCCAGGAGGGACTTGGCCGCGCAGATCAAATCCTCCTCTGTCCTGATGGTCCGTCCGGTCCAGGCCGCGAGCTCGCTCCTGTTCGGCTTGGCACAGAGCGGCTTGACGGGAGCGTCGAGGGCCGATTTCAGCGCCTCCCCGCTGGTGTCCAGCATCACCTGAGTGCCGATGCCCCGGAGCTTTTCAGTCAGGTTCGCGTAGATATCCGTCCCGCACCCCTTGGGCAGGCTCCCCGAGAGGGAGACGATGCAGGGCCCCTCCTTCGCCAGGTCCAGAAGGGCCGTCTCCAGGCTGCGGAGCGCAGGGGCATCCGCGCGAAGCCCGGGGAGGTTGACGTCGGTCGTCTCGTCGCCGTCCACGATCTTCACGTTTGTGCGCGTCTTGCCCGGGACCCGGACGAAGCGGTCGTCCAGCCCCTTCTCACGGAACATCCCCTCGAATATCCCGACGTTGTCCGCGCCGATCAGGCCGGTGACGGATGAGCCCAGCCCCCAGTCGGCCAGAAACGAGGCGACATTGATCCCCTTGCCGCCCGGCGTCTCGGTCACGGACTCGGCCAGGTTGACGGCCCCCCGCGCGAGCGGTTCCGCCAGCCTTACCGTCATGTCGATCGCGGGGTTCAGGGTGACGGTCACGATCCTCATCATGGGGCCTCCTGTTCCAGAGCCCGGACGGCCTCCGCGCTGTCCTGCTCCAGGGCCCTCTCCGCCAAGGCCCTGAGCTTCGCGTAGTCGTGCGCACGGAGCCGGGCCTTGACCGCGGGAATGTCGCGGGGGGTCATCGACAGCTCCGTCACCCCGAGCCCGACCAGCAGCGAGGCCCCGAACGGATCTCCGGCGATGCCGCCGCAGATGCCCACCCACTTGCCGTGCTTTTCGGCCCCCTCGACCGTCCTTCGGACGAGGCGCAGGACGGCGGGGTGAAGGGAGTCGGCCGAGGCGGCCAGCTCCGGGTTCTGGCGGTCTATGGCCAGGGTGTATTGGGTCAGGTCGTTGGTCCCGATGGAGAAGAAGTCCACCTCGGGCGCGTACTCCTCGGCGAGGAGGGCGGCGGCCGGAACCTCGACCATGATGCCCAGCGGGATGCGGGGCGCATCGAGCGAGGCGCGAACCTCCTCGCAGACGGCGCGGAAACGGCGTATCTCCTCCAGGGTTCCGACCATGGGGAACATCACGGACAGTCCGTCCCCCTCCCCGGCGGCGCGGTAGAGGGCGCGAACCTGCGGGTAGAGGAGCTCCGGTCGGCGGAGCAGCAGGCGCACGCCGCGCACGCCGAGGAACGGGTTCTCCTCGTGGGGAAGGTTCAGGTGCGGGACGCGCTTGTCCCCGCCGATGTCGAGGGCCCGGACGATGAGGGGTCTGCCGCCGAGGGCACTCAGCATGGCGCGGTAAATCTCGTACTGCTCGTCCTCGGTCGGGGTCGTGTCCCGCTCCAGGAAGAGGAACTCCGTGCGCATCAGTCCGACGCCCTCGCAGCCCATGTCGATGGCCTCCGCGACCTGGGACGGCCGGTTGACGTTTGCGGCGACCGCGATGATGCGGCCGTCGGCGGTCCTTCCCGGCTCCATGCGGGCGGCCCGTTCCGCCTCCTCCCTCTCCTTGAGGGCGCGCATTCTCTTCTTGGCGGCCGACAGGTCCTCCTCGGTGGGGTCCAGCCAGACCCTGCCGGTGTCCCCGTCGACGATGGCCGTCGAGGCGGTTTTTTCCAGGAGATCGCGTCCCAGGGCGACGACAGCGGGGAGCCCGAGGGTACGCGCGATGATCGCGGTGTGCGACGTCGGCCCGCCCAGGGCCGTGACGAGCCCTGCGACCCGCTCCCGGTCCAGCCCGGCGGTGTCCGACGGTGAGAGGTCCTCGGCCACGATGACGGCCGGCGAGCTGGAGGTCCCGGCGAGGGATGGGGCTTCCTCTCCCTCCTCCTCCCGCAGGGCCGAGAGGACCCGGCGTCCCACGTCCCTCATGTCCGCGGCCCGTGCCGCCAGAAGCTGGTTGTCGATCGACGCGAGCTCGTCGGCCAGCGTCTCGACCGCGTGGTTCCACGCCCATGCCGCGCCGTGCCCGGCGACGATCGTCCGGGAGGCCAGGGTCAGGAGCCTGGTGTCCTCCAG encodes the following:
- a CDS encoding fructose-specific PTS transporter subunit EIIC, with product MEKNTLFLIVNGGTSAPRGILAAEALRDAAKRLGRKLEIEVRANGSTLVAFDTPPGPDDRILLLGGKAGEKDPAVPERAEPIPVVDIGSILTDPTGALELLFGGAASPGAPAGGTKKELIVAITSCPTGIAHTFMAAEGLEQAAKALGYDIRVETQGSVGAGTPLTPEEISRAALVLIAADKEVERSRFVGKRVFATATKPAITAGEALIRQAFSEATVQAGDTEKASSEAAASQTAQKRAGPYKHLMTGVSFMLPFVVAGGLLIALGFAFGGIYAGDKSNAGTLAHALFTIGATGAFTLIVPVLAGYIAYSIADRPGIAPGMVGGVLAANLGAGFLGGIVAGFIAGYATDLLNRAIRLPKNLAGLKPVLILPLLGTLITGLLMLYAVGTPVARALQALTDWLQGMRGASSVLLGLLLGGMMAIDMGGPINKASYAFATGLITTQIYSPMAAAMAGGMTPPLALALACRLFRNRFTREELEAGNAAAVLGLAFVTEGAIPFAARDPLRVIPALAVGSALAGAISMLVGAELKVPHGGVFVLTIPEAATHVGGYLAAIAAGTVVSTLLLGLLKRPLKEV
- the ptsP gene encoding phosphoenolpyruvate--protein phosphotransferase, whose product is MSDKQLPLISDTLVRTGGTPRDKASAIREVGELLLNAGYVDPPYVASMAEREKAADTFLGAGVAIPHGKVEDKNCVRHDGIAVLQVPDGVEWNAGQTAKLVVGIAARSDGHLAILKRLTRLIQDEERIARLSVTKSAAEIVSALSEERGAEDAKPAGVEDLEVRDEWVLDYPSGLHARPASLWVNAAKALDGPLRLRRGSDAADPRNLLSLLQLGIKSGETIVISASGEKAKAAVRRMKEVMAGLSAQEKEDFERAARRAAEAVPPRNAWVPPSGKPALKGVSASPGMATGTIVRIGARTTEVEDEPASLEESARLLESAIDRARRQLEEVIEETVRRLGQNEAAIFRAHLGILEDTRLLTLASRTIVAGHGAAWAWNHAVETLADELASIDNQLLAARAADMRDVGRRVLSALREEEGEEAPSLAGTSSSPAVIVAEDLSPSDTAGLDRERVAGLVTALGGPTSHTAIIARTLGLPAVVALGRDLLEKTASTAIVDGDTGRVWLDPTEEDLSAAKKRMRALKEREEAERAARMEPGRTADGRIIAVAANVNRPSQVAEAIDMGCEGVGLMRTEFLFLERDTTPTEDEQYEIYRAMLSALGGRPLIVRALDIGGDKRVPHLNLPHEENPFLGVRGVRLLLRRPELLYPQVRALYRAAGEGDGLSVMFPMVGTLEEIRRFRAVCEEVRASLDAPRIPLGIMVEVPAAALLAEEYAPEVDFFSIGTNDLTQYTLAIDRQNPELAASADSLHPAVLRLVRRTVEGAEKHGKWVGICGGIAGDPFGASLLVGLGVTELSMTPRDIPAVKARLRAHDYAKLRALAERALEQDSAEAVRALEQEAP
- a CDS encoding 4Fe-4S binding protein, with amino-acid sequence MAKAVVDASTCVACEACVGTCPVEAISITDGKAKVNPDTCIECGSCVSACPVSAISQ
- a CDS encoding TfoX/Sxy family DNA transformation protein; this encodes MNGSLSSMPNIGPMLEDLLKRAEVGSPEALRAIGSREAWLRIRGIDPSACLHMLQALEGAVRGVGKKDLPEAVKAGLREFFEERRKGGEG
- the pfkB gene encoding 1-phosphofructokinase, whose translation is MMRIVTVTLNPAIDMTVRLAEPLARGAVNLAESVTETPGGKGINVASFLADWGLGSSVTGLIGADNVGIFEGMFREKGLDDRFVRVPGKTRTNVKIVDGDETTDVNLPGLRADAPALRSLETALLDLAKEGPCIVSLSGSLPKGCGTDIYANLTEKLRGIGTQVMLDTSGEALKSALDAPVKPLCAKPNRSELAAWTGRTIRTEEDLICAAKSLLAGGMELLAVSMGGDGAAFFSKEGALHARKRLDRLSSTVGAGDSMVAGIIAALSEGGDLERVARLGTAFAAARVDADFEGTLRDRGAIEAIASSVELKSIGL